In Methylobacterium aquaticum, the following are encoded in one genomic region:
- the rlmH gene encoding 23S rRNA (pseudouridine(1915)-N(3))-methyltransferase RlmH — MRLALVAVGRLKRGPERDLAEEYRGRADALGRGLGFSAVQLTEIPESRARRAPDRCAEEAGAILAAVPPGAALVVLDEGGKAVTSLGFADQLGAWRDGGRPGLAIVIGGADGLDPSVRARADLVFAFGAATLPHGLVRVLALEQLYRAMTILSGHPYHRGAP; from the coding sequence ATGCGGCTCGCCCTCGTCGCGGTGGGCCGCCTGAAGCGCGGTCCCGAACGCGACCTCGCCGAGGAGTATCGAGGACGGGCCGACGCGCTCGGCCGCGGTCTCGGCTTCTCCGCCGTGCAGCTGACCGAGATCCCGGAGAGCCGGGCTCGGCGCGCGCCGGACCGTTGCGCCGAGGAGGCGGGGGCGATCCTGGCGGCGGTCCCGCCCGGCGCCGCCCTGGTCGTCCTCGACGAGGGCGGCAAGGCGGTGACGAGCCTCGGCTTCGCCGACCAGCTGGGCGCCTGGCGCGACGGCGGTCGGCCCGGTCTCGCCATCGTGATTGGCGGCGCCGACGGCCTCGATCCTAGTGTGAGAGCCAGGGCGGACCTGGTCTTCGCCTTCGGGGCCGCCACCCTGCCGCACGGCCTCGTCCGGGTCCTGGCCCTGGAGCAGCTCTACCGGGCGATGACGATCCTCTCCGGCCACCCCTATCACCGCGGCGCCCCGTGA